From the Thermoproteota archaeon genome, the window TTACACATTTGACAGGCTGAGATGGCTTCATTTCTTTAAGATTAATGATGCTAATCTTGTCATTTTCTTTTATTTTATCATAATCTTTTGGATTCTCAAATGTTAATGCCAAAAGTCCCTGTTTTTTCAGGTTGGTTTCATGAATTCGGGCAAAACTTTTTGCAATAACTGCTGCACAGTTAAGATAACGTGGTGACATTGCAGCGTGTTCTCTACTGCTTCCCTCTCCATAATTAGAGTCGCCAATTATTACCCAACGAATTTGCTTTTCTTTATACTGACGAGCTATTTGTGGAAATGGTTCCATTTTATCATTAAGTTGATTTTTTCCTTTTCCTACTTCATCATTAAACGCATTAACTGCACCAAGGAGCATGTTATCACTTAGATTATCAAGGTGACCTCTAAAAGAAAGCCAAGGCCCTGCAGGAGAGATGTGGTCTGTTGTGCATTTTCCTTTAGCTTTTACCATGATTGGAAAATCAACAAAGTCTTTTCCATCCCATTTTTCAAATGGTTCTAAAACTTGTAGTCTGTTACTATTTTTATTAATTATTACCTCAACACTTTCAGGATTTTTAGAAGGTGGAATATAGACATTTTCTGCTTTTTTGAATCCATCTTTTGGAACTTCTGGTGCAATTTTTGGTGCTTCGAGTTTGAATTTTTTACCATCAGGAGTAGTAATGTAATCAGTAAGTGGATTAAAGGAAAGTCTACCACCTAATGCAAGTGCAATAATCATTTCTGGACTAGCAATGAAATTCATTGTTTCACGTCTTCCATCGTTTCTTCCAGGAAAATTTCTGTTAAATGACGTAATGATGGTATTTTGTTCACCTTTTTTTAATTCTGGTCTATTCCATTGTCCTATACATGGACCACATGCATTTGCAAGAACTGTTGCGCCAATTTCTTTTAGGGAAGTCATCTGTCCATCTCTTTCTATTGTTGCTCTAATCTGCTCAGAACCAGGTGTTACTAGTAAAGGAATTTTAGATTTAACACCATTGTTGATTGCTTGTTCTGCTAGGCTGGCAGCACGGGACATGTCCTCATATGATGAATTTGTACAACTTCCAATTAGTGCTACAGAAATTTCATCAATGTATTTTTCTTTTTGGACATCATCATTTAGTTTTGATATTGGTCTTGCAAGATCAGGAGTGTGTGGTCCAACTATGTGTGGTTCAAGTGTTGAAAGATTAATCTCAATTACCTTATCAAAATACTTTTTTGGATCTTTTTCTACTTCAGGATCTGCGACAAGTAATTTTTTATTTTTGTTTGCAAGTTCAGCTAATTCTTTTCGTTCAGTGTAATTGAGATAAGTTTCC encodes:
- a CDS encoding aconitate hydratase; its protein translation is MEIETTPSMVSKVYAKLEENISKYRKVVNRPLTLAEKILAGHLVEVENKNLDDGKNYVFLRPDRVACQDVTGQMVMLQFMSTGLKQTSLPTTIHCDHLIRAQVEGETDMRVSLDENSEVFKFLESSASKHGIGFWKPGAGIIHQVVLENYAFPGGLMIGTDSHTPNAGGLGMVAVGVGGVDAAETMAGMPWEILYPKRIGVYLTGELNGWTAPKDIILRVAGELTVSGGTNAIIEYFGPGTKSISCTGKATITNMGAEIGATCSIFPYDERMETYLNYTERKELAELANKNKKLLVADPEVEKDPKKYFDKVIEINLSTLEPHIVGPHTPDLARPISKLNDDVQKEKYIDEISVALIGSCTNSSYEDMSRAASLAEQAINNGVKSKIPLLVTPGSEQIRATIERDGQMTSLKEIGATVLANACGPCIGQWNRPELKKGEQNTIITSFNRNFPGRNDGRRETMNFIASPEMIIALALGGRLSFNPLTDYITTPDGKKFKLEAPKIAPEVPKDGFKKAENVYIPPSKNPESVEVIINKNSNRLQVLEPFEKWDGKDFVDFPIMVKAKGKCTTDHISPAGPWLSFRGHLDNLSDNMLLGAVNAFNDEVGKGKNQLNDKMEPFPQIARQYKEKQIRWVIIGDSNYGEGSSREHAAMSPRYLNCAAVIAKSFARIHETNLKKQGLLALTFENPKDYDKIKENDKISIINLKEMKPSQPVKCVITHDDGTKDEISLVHSYNQMQIEWFRAGSALNVLRNKE